In Pseudoalteromonas shioyasakiensis, one DNA window encodes the following:
- a CDS encoding HAL/PAL/TAL family ammonia-lyase, which translates to MSEHSTTVFGQQRLSIEDIVHIALEQGAVALTSDRQFANKIDSAVAFLDKLLEDDGVIYGVTTGYGDSVTVKVPLDLVNELPLHLTRFHGCGLGDVFNQVQGRAILATRLTSLSQGYSGVSWEMLNLLRDFLNHNIVPVIPQEGSVGASGDLTPLSYVAGAMVGERDVYYKGEIKNSLEVMQELGLQPLKLRPKEGLAVMNGTAVMTALACLAYDRADYLAKLTSRITALASLALKGNSHHFDDILFSVKPHPGQQQVAAWIRGDLNHVEHPRNADRLQDRYSIRCAPHVIGVLQDSLPWFRQMIENELNSANDNPIIDGEGEHVLHGGHFYGGHIAMVMDSMKTAVANLADLADRQIASLVDTRYNNGLPSNLSASNDERRYINHGFKAVQIGASAYTAEALKLTMPASVFSRSTECHNQDKVSMGTIAARDCLRILQLTEQVVASTLLASIQGLRLRINSGELEFASLTSDVQSMYQDISEFFPLLDEDRPLEAVLRFTVDAIQTKRWSLYA; encoded by the coding sequence GTGTCAGAGCACTCGACTACCGTATTTGGCCAACAGCGTTTATCAATCGAAGATATTGTTCATATTGCATTAGAGCAAGGTGCTGTAGCGTTAACATCAGACCGTCAATTTGCGAATAAAATAGACAGCGCCGTCGCGTTTTTAGATAAGTTGCTTGAAGACGATGGCGTGATATATGGCGTAACTACAGGTTATGGCGACTCGGTAACCGTAAAAGTGCCACTTGATTTAGTCAATGAATTACCACTGCATCTTACTCGTTTTCATGGTTGTGGCCTTGGTGATGTGTTTAATCAAGTCCAAGGGCGCGCTATTTTAGCGACTCGTTTGACCTCGCTTTCACAAGGGTATTCTGGCGTTAGCTGGGAGATGTTGAATTTATTACGTGACTTTTTAAATCACAATATCGTACCGGTGATCCCACAAGAAGGGTCAGTGGGAGCCAGTGGTGATTTAACGCCACTTTCGTATGTAGCCGGTGCTATGGTTGGCGAGCGCGATGTGTATTACAAAGGCGAAATTAAAAACAGTCTAGAGGTGATGCAAGAACTTGGCTTACAGCCATTAAAGCTACGCCCAAAAGAAGGGCTGGCAGTCATGAATGGCACTGCCGTGATGACAGCTTTGGCATGCCTTGCTTATGATAGAGCAGATTACTTAGCCAAACTGACCAGCCGTATAACAGCCCTTGCAAGCCTTGCATTAAAAGGCAACAGTCATCACTTTGATGATATTTTGTTTTCAGTGAAGCCACATCCAGGGCAACAGCAAGTAGCTGCATGGATCCGTGGTGATCTGAACCATGTAGAACACCCTCGTAATGCTGACCGCTTACAAGATAGGTATTCAATTCGCTGTGCTCCGCATGTGATTGGTGTGCTGCAAGATAGTTTGCCGTGGTTTAGACAAATGATTGAAAATGAACTAAATTCGGCAAATGATAATCCAATCATCGATGGTGAAGGTGAACACGTACTGCATGGTGGTCACTTCTATGGCGGTCATATTGCAATGGTAATGGATAGTATGAAAACCGCTGTTGCTAATTTAGCTGACTTAGCCGATAGACAAATCGCATCCTTAGTTGATACGCGCTATAACAATGGCTTACCTTCTAACCTATCGGCGAGTAATGATGAGCGTCGTTACATTAACCATGGTTTTAAAGCGGTCCAAATTGGCGCCAGTGCATACACGGCTGAAGCATTAAAACTGACCATGCCAGCAAGTGTGTTTTCTCGTTCAACCGAGTGTCACAACCAAGATAAAGTGAGCATGGGAACCATCGCTGCACGAGATTGTTTGCGTATCTTACAGCTAACCGAACAAGTGGTTGCAAGTACCTTGCTTGCGAGTATTCAAGGTCTACGTTTACGTATTAATAGCGGTGAGCTTGAATTTGCTAGTTTAACTAGTGATGTACAAAGTATGTATCAAGACATTAGCGAGTTTTTTCCGC